Part of the Fundulus heteroclitus isolate FHET01 chromosome 20, MU-UCD_Fhet_4.1, whole genome shotgun sequence genome, ATGCTGttaatttccttccacttcaaaataatgcaatattttttcttttttccaaataaattcccactgaagtttgtggctgcagACTGAGAAAAGGGGAAATAGTTTAAAGGGTCTCAACATTTTTGCCAAGAGCTATTTAGAAACACTAAGGATTAACAAGTTTATAAAGTCAACAATATGGATGCGTGTATTTACATTTTGGATTAACTGTTGTACTTGTTTCTTGCCTTCCATCCACAGGTGGAGGTGCACAGTGTGACAGTGGATTGCACGGTGACGTCCCGCTTCGCCCACACCGTCATGACCTCGGTAGCTCTAAACAAAGCCAACACATCAAAGGAAATCTTTTTTGAAGTGGAGCTCCCTAAGTCTGCCTTTATAACAAATTTCAGCATgtaagcaatatttttttttctaattttatcttctgaaatacaaataaaaacagcaaaaaaaagggATAAATTTTGTGTCAACAAACTAGGTAGCAGTTGTTGACAATACAagcaatgatattctcatggcctcagttaatggacttgtgtctgtacttgtcctgttagacctcaatgctgcatttgatacagttgatcacagtaatctcctagaaagacttgaacatattGTAGGAATTAAAGGAAatgcattaggctggtttaaatcttatctgccggacagattccagtttgttcatgttaaatataaatcttctttaaactttagggtcacttgtggaataccacagggttcagtccttggaccaattctctctctctctctctctctctctctctctctctctctctctctctctctctctcatgggataaattttcactgttatgctaatgacactcagctatatttatccataaacactgatgaatccaatcaattactttgactacgagcatgtcttgatgacatcaaaacccggatgactttaaatttcctttaaatTTCAACTTCTGCCTTCTTCTGAGAAggcagaagttgtaatctttggaccagtcctcaaaaaataaacttcttaatcaatcacttattctggatgaccgttcatactgagcctggttctgctggaggattccctccctgttaaaggggcgTTTTCcgttccactgtcgcttcatgcttgctcagtatgagggattgctgcaaagccatcaacaatgcagatgactgtccactgtggctctactctctttcaggagaagtgaatgctgcttgtcatgacttgatgcaacctgctgggtttccttagataggaaacctgttgaccaatctgtataatttaattgaatttgattttgtaaagtgccttgagatgacatgttgtgaattggcactatataaataaaattgaataaaattgttttttatttcacctttaaaGTGAATAATGTGGTCTTTTGTGCTTATGCTTCTCAGGGAAATTGAAGAGAAGGTGTATGTCGGAGTGgtgaaggaaaaggaaaaagctaAGAAACAATACCAGAAAGCTGTATCGTCTGGACAGACAGCGGGTTTGGTCAAGTGAGTCAAGCAGGACACCCGTACAAACCCAAACAACAGTTGCTTGTATGACTAATGCCCTTTACACGCCCTTTACAGATAGAGAATTTAGCATTTTAGCTTTGCCAGCAGATAGAGATGTCTGtatgtgtgcgcgtgtgtgtgtacTCTTGTACTTGCTGCTGAGTGAGAacatgtttttcatattttaccaccaaagtggggactttgatgtaaagtgaggacttttttttgtccatatttaaaacaaagatgtgTGTCCTGTCCAGCAGTGTAGCACCCAGAATTGTTTTCTCAGCAGTAAAAGGAAAAGCCCAAcacatttactttcacaagtagagaatgaaagatggaaatgaaatgaaaaaagagtaaaacaaaAGGGAGAGATGAGGCAAAAGGTTAAAAGGAGAGGAGAAAAGAATAGAGAGACAGAGGAAGTATTACAGGGACAAATAACCAACAAATATATAACAACAACGCTGACAAATACACAATAATATTTTATGCAAGATGTATTTAGTGGTAAATAAATATAGAGTGTATCTGTATATCTGTGTAACTGCAATCACCTGGATTTAAACACCTGCAGGTGTTTCTCCAtataaaaatgctcaatagagggcgtgaggagccaaagacccccgTCACCCCCAGGTCCCCCAGACATCCAAAGGGCCCCCAGAGCACGGTAGCCCCATGATGACTAACACAGGAATAAACCGTACGTGTGTTTTACTGCAGGGCTTCTGGGAGGAAGATGGAGAAGTTTTCCGTGTCCGTTAGCATTGCAGCTGAAAGCAACGTGACTTTTGTTCTGACTTATGAGGAGCTCCTTCAGAGGAAATTGGGCCAGTATGAGATTCTGATCCGAGTTAAACCCAAAAGTCTGGTTCagcagttccaggtgaatcacCGGATGATGAATTTAACCCTTCTTTATGATGATTTGATGGATGTGTGTACaaactgtgtgtctgtgtttgccTGTGTGGAAACAGATTTTGACAAACATCTATGAGCCTCAGGGCCTGTCTTACGTTGATGCACATGCTACTTTCCTCTCCAACGAACTGCTCCCTCTGGTGGAGAAAACAGTCAGTGACAAAAAGGTACCTGACTTTACTTGACCTTTTTTGTAGTTATAAGTCTTTACAGTAAATGATCAGTGTTTCCCTTCCTGTTCTAAATTTGATACAAATGTCTTACTCACGGTGTTTCTCTTCTTGTCAGGCCCAGATTTCTTTCTCCCCAACTCTGGAGCAGCAGAGAAAGTGCCCAGGTTGTGATGGAACACTGATTGATGGCGATTTCATTGTTAAGTATGATGTGAACAGACAGCAGGGCCTTGGAGAGATTCAGGTTTGCTATCAACTCAGGTTACGGATTTAAAGATCTATGCATATTTATGCTATTTAATGCAAATTATGACTGTTTCCCTCTAGATTGTAAATGGCCACTTTGTGCACTTCTTTGCACCCCCTGACCTGCCCAGAGTGCCAAAGAATGTTGTGTTTGTAATCGACAGGAGCGGGTCGATGTATGGCAGAAAGATGGCACAGGTGAAAATTCTTTGAGCTTtttcagaaggaaaaaaaaaaaaaaactaaaaaaaaaataataataataattatatatatatatatatatatatatatatatatatatatatatatatatatatttttttttttttttttttgttttgttttgtttatttatttactttacatTGAAATAGTATCTGTGCTTGATAGGAATATTTTTCAACCATTTTTGGCAGTCAGGGGCTCAAGATTGATACTTAAACTCACTTGATAAGAGTCTTTTATATTGTGCATTTTAACAAGGTTCCCACATTCTTCAGAACAGAAACATGCCCACAAGTCACAGGACCTCCAACGTACCTTGCAGTGGTTCTACTTTTCCAGATAAGGCGCTGTTCCACCGACCCCGCTCCTTTTAGCTAACCCGGCTAGGCTCTTCTCTACTCGGATCATCTTTGCCCGTTTTATGATTCAGCTGCCTTAGAATCTTTGGAAAAGGGAAACGTCTCCTGGGGGTGGCTTTAGCCCTCATCCCTCACGCCCCGTTTGCGACATTGACACATTAAATCTGCGAACAGAGTCGATGCATAGACTGTGCGAATCGGGCAACCGCACAAGGCCTCATGATACTAGAGGGCCACAGGCCtccaatttatttaaattattttctaaaagcATTTGCAATATATGATTGTGTCTGTTTATGTCaaggcacaaaaaaaatgtatagtaCAATCCAAcaaattttgccattttttattgttgctatgatttatatatatatatatatatatatatatatatatatatatatatatatatatcaatggGTGACATGTCTCTTTTttgcattaagacaacaattcttattgccacattgccagacaggacacagggaaaaaaataaataaatcattgttgaataatgataatgcatttagccaccatgccgtatgtttgacacccttGATCTATCTAGAGATGGATTAAGGTAATCTGCAATCTGTAATGTAAATACGTATTGATATAAAAGAGCAGGGCCTCACATTTCATGTTCGCACATGACCTCGCTCCTTGCCAGTGATGGCCCCTTCTGGGAAAAATGGTAAACGATAAAGAATACattgttataaataaaacattgataaAAGAATAGCAGACTGCTGCTTTGCCCAGGTAGTTTAAGTCAGAGAGTTAAGATTTACAGCATCACGAAACCTTTAGCCTCAGTCGTGGCGGGAGCGACGAGAagatttttaaccacattgaaattatttttacatgtttgatttaACGCTAAATCCCAGGCTGCGGGCAGTGGACCGAGCTTCAGGTGTGGGTCGATTTCGAGCTGCTTTCAGTGAGCACCTCTGCGAAAGCACCCCGCTGCTACCCACGAAGGCTTTGAGTCTGAAAGGCAGACAACCTTTGACCTCTATCACATGAGGTAGAAGGATGGACACTTCAGAAACCAAACTTAGCAGCTTTCAgcgtaaaatgagagaaagcctcaatAGTGTCGTTTCTATCAACATTTTTAATGCGCAATTTAAAGTATCGCAAGGGGTAAATGCGgtaaagaggagatggaaacaaatTTGTCGAATCAGTTCTGACGTGGAGAacgtttacctcacatgactgatcagctgtttctgttgccGGCGTTATTCCCATAACGCTCGAAAACAGGTGTGGAAGCAACAGCAGGTGAGTGTGCAGAGATACAGAAAAATCTCGgcacattcattaaagcctcACTCCATCactgatctgtggtccgtgCTAGTTAGCAGCATCTACTTTCagtttattacagccaacatCAACGCATGACAACTTTATGATGTGCGTATCCTGTGTAATTTGCAACAAACCAAGTAAACGGAAATGCGTCtgatgcacattttcttttttgcaatattttaaaagttcgcTCAAAATTCGCATGAGAGTtagatggaaacacagctaatAACTCCACATCAGCAGCACCtgattgatttgcatctgaccaAAGTGCACAGTTCCGGTAAAAAGGTTGTGATAGTGATGCGTTGTTAAGGAAAAAGCAGTTGACATGGGAAATTGATTGACCCCCAAGATGTCACTCTTTGCTGCAGACCTTTTTCCTTTCCTGCTTTACCATCTTCCTCAGTGTGTTTGGATACATTTGGATCCTCATTCAGCCTTGTAGTGCTGTAACATGTAAAGTACATGTTGCAAAGAACacttcattttaaattattggtatatatatatatatatatatatatatatatatatatatatatatatatatatatatatataccaataatttaaaatgaaaagtacaattatttcaaaatgtgatCTTTCTCAATAAATGTTTCATGTCACAAAGATTTTAAAggtttaatacaaaaaaagttaGCATTTGTCTGAAAGcatttttcattaattaattattatttttctaccAGGGATGTAATTGTGAACGTTGCTGTATCAGTGCTGGCATGGACACATTCTGATCTCAAATCTTTTGCAGACACGTGAGGCATTGCTGAAAATTCTGCCGGATCTTCACGAAGAGGACTACTTTGCTCTCATCCAGTTCGACACCAGTATTTTATCTTGGAAGGACTCTCTTACTAAAGCAACTAAGGAAAATGTGGCCGCAGCAATGAACTATGTCAAAACTATCGTAGACAATGGAGGTCAAGACAATAAAAAGTGGCAGTTTATTATACAAAACATCCCGTATGTAATGTTGGACGTAAACAAGtgacatctttttttcttttttcttgtgtttgttttttgtgaaggTACTGATATCAATGCTGCAATGCTACAAGCAATAAATATGCTGGTCAAAGACAGACAGGGGAACTTGTTACCTGAGAGAAGCATCGATATGATAATTTTACTGACTGATGGAATGCCAAATTCTGGTAAGAAAGCCTAATATGCCCAAATGTTtcagtgcaaaagtattcatattctttaaatcttgTCACAAATCCTGATGGTACAGCTTGACTTGGATTGTGGTTTTATGTAATAGACTGAGACAAACTTGTTCATATGTATAGACTATAAAGAGATAATACTAAATTTAATATAttgtaacaaataaaataaagtggtcTTTTGGTTTGTGTCTCAACAAGCTTTGCACGTGTAAATAAATAGCTACGGATCAGTCAGAATAGATGGGGATCATTAATGAATTGCAGTTTTCAAGTCATGCCACATATAAAGACTTTCACAGGATCATTCTATCTCATGAGTATAAtatgttttaaacctttttttttgcaattcttCCCCTATTGCCGTGTATAAACTCCATCCGTATCCTCATCCCCAACTCCCCTAAACCTgctttatgctgttgcttttgTTAGTATTTAACTCATATATTGTATATACACTTTTTATATTTGAAGGAGTGTCTGACATCTCAACAATTCAGGAGAATGTGCGTTCCGCCACCGGGGGAAAcatgtctctgttctgtctcgGATTCGGAAATGATGTCGACTACAACTTCCTGGACGTGATGAGCAAACAGAACAAAGGATTGGCTCGCAGAATCTTCGAAGCTTCAGATGCGGCACTTCAGCTCCAGGTAAAATGTGCATTTGGGTTTGTGTGGCTGGAACATCTTTTGTTTTGCATTCCAAAAATGTATGAATTTCTAAACGCATGGGTCTGCATTTACTTGTAGGGATTCTACGATGAAGTGTCCAGCCCGCTGCTCTTAGAAATAGACCTGCAATATCCAGACAATGCAGTGGATTATGTAACCACCAGTCACTTCCCTCAGTTGTTCAATGGCTCCGAGATTGTGGTGGCTGGTCGGCTGATGGACAACGACCTAGACAACTTCCTGGTGGAAGTCGTTGGCCAGGGAGTAAGAAATCAATGCTTATCCCTTATTTTAAAGTGTTAAGATTTATCTTTATTAGTCTTTTTAAGGATAACGTCTCTGTATCTGGTCTTCTCTctgtagtttgaagaaaaattcAACGTGCAAGGTCAGGCCACTGTGGTTGACTGGAATGTGATGTACCCCGATGAGAGTTACATTTTTGGCGATTTCACTGAGCGTCTTTGGGCTTACCTTACCATCCAGCAGTTACTGCAGAAGAGGTCTGTTACTAAATGATAGTGATATTAGTTTCTTGAAATTTAGAAACAAGGAAAATGAGTGGCGAATACATCAGTTTGTCCCAGTACATGTATTTCCAAGGGGCCTATGAAAATTAGATTTACTATCATATGTGGATTTCATCTCTATAATTGCTAAGAGAAGTGttgatatgattttttttctaacatattttttattgttgttaaaacAGATGTACAATAGCATTCAGATTTTAGTGTTCAAGCAGTAATTACAATTCCTTTGACCGTGTACAATATAACAAGAAGCACACAgcaattcaacatttttatatttttataaaccCCATCCAACCCCAACTATCCCTGTGctggcaaagagaaaaaaaaattattgggaggaataaaaagtaataaaataaaaaaaaaaggggggggggggttactatCCCAAAATGGAAACACTCTACATTGGGACTTGTTTACTAGTGAGAAGGGAGAGTTACAAGTTTAtcaaaataacccaaaaaagGGCCCcatactttataaaaaaaaaattgtcgaTCCTTTCAGAAagtatttcactttttcaatCTTTAGGAACATCATCATATCGGAAAGCCACATTGATGCCTTAGGTGGAAATTGGGATTTCCATTCTAAAAGTATTCTCCTTCGAGCAATCAGAGTTGCAAAAGCAATAACATTTGCCTTGCTAGAAATCCCTGCATCAACCCCAAAAATAGCCATTGTGTTGATATGTTTAACAGCGATTTTCCCTGCTGTGTAGGTTTTGAGAGATACTGTTACATTATATTTACATAACTTATATATAAAGTTCAAATTATTTGTCAGCCATTTGAAAGAAACCCATGCTAATTCTCTAATATATACTACAAGATAGGCATTATAGTTTTCTCTCATTACAGTGAGTCTGGGGCATCAGATGAAAAGGCCAACGCCACAGCCAAGGCCCTGGAAATGTCCCTGCAGTACAGCTTTGTCACTCCTCTCACCTCCATGGTGGTCACCAAGCCTGAAGAAGGCGATGAACCAGACAGCTCTTTCATCGCTGACAAACTGACCGAGggtaaagcaaaaaaatatccTTGCTTATTCAGTCAAGCTTCTGCTGAAGAATTAAGTTGATCTATttgacacacacagacacattcttgtttaaaatacaaagtactttgactttcatttattcattttcaaccctttcacACGCACAGGTACacacataaatacatacatacatgcatttttgagaagtttatttattttcctgactCAATTCACTACGTAAACCACATTAGGTAGATTATTCACATACAGCCTGGGGTTTTCAAGCTGTTTTTGAGTTAATCATGATTTGAGGACATTTAAGATCAAAATCACACCAGGccattaaatgaaaacatttccaaTAATCAACAATGAAATGAGTTTAATGAAAGGATATTTAAttcctgcttaaaggttgttactTTCAAAAGATactttttaatttgacaaacaaCCCTCATCTGAACATATATTCTACCAGGCTCACACTGAATAATACACTGCAGGTAAGGAGCAGTACCCCAAACAAATGCTGCAAAAAGAATTCCACAACAAAGAAGTTTGGCCAGATGCAGACTCTGGCTCAAACTCCCAAATTTCACAAGCCAAAAAGGAAAAGTCAGGTGCAAGACAGGAcgtctgttctgttctgcaaaAGATACGTCACAGAACAGAACGTAGGGAATAACAAGCGCAAAAACATTGTCaccccatatgttgctggagtctctgaaaaatgCAGGAGGATTTTCTTTAAACTCAAGATCCCTGTACATTTTAAACCccacaggaccctcagacagagacTGGTCCACCCTAAGGACAAAACCTCCAagcctaagatgagcggagtggtgtatgcagttcagtgcagtgaggaatgttctgatctttatattggagaaaccaaacaacctctccacagacacatggctcaacacaggagagccaACTCCTCAGGACaggactctgctgtccacctacaccttaaggacaaaggaccctcttttgaggaccaaaatgttcacattttggacaaagacagatggtttgagagagaCGTGAAGGAAGGCATTTAcgataggtttgattcctgccaagtttcaccccaatTCACACCTCCACGCATGTGACCACAATGTTCCTCCTGTGAGGCAGGCAAACGATGAGCCCAACCACTCTGCATTGTGAAGGGCGATCAgctccaggtgaatctacatgtgaatctaagctctaaaaAGGGCTtaccagcaggtctataaagcctggaactccacattactccagacattttgaattgagaaagcttcctggatgggaagcgaaacatctccagcttcagaatagaagtccagttgttatatttttttaacctctttggGATTCCTATGCcaagtgtcccccccccccccccacacacacacacacacacacacacactacacgtagaagtaacaaaaacacagttgttCCCAacgtgctggtgaagattctcagtcatccaggtcatggtcattccaagaaaaaataaataaaaacaaagcaactggacttgttttccgtagctgaagacgtttcgcttcctctccaggaagctttctcaattcaaaaagtctggagtaatgtggagtaacaagctttataccattaccaaacGAAGGCCtcgtaatggcttagataacatgcaaattcaaccgaaacaggaccaccccttagtaatgggcggtcgttaaagccattaaaccagcagattggaccgaaactggtccactcctctgtaacgaggagtcgttagggttgttattgg contains:
- the LOC105926008 gene encoding inter-alpha-trypsin inhibitor heavy chain H3 translates to MSGLLGIRLLLLLWGCGCLWLTSPTSGTLVIFEDTEAPEEMSGTPKLLQKRSTNEATVEVHSVTVDCTVTSRFAHTVMTSVALNKANTSKEIFFEVELPKSAFITNFSMEIEEKVYVGVVKEKEKAKKQYQKAVSSGQTAGLVKASGRKMEKFSVSVSIAAESNVTFVLTYEELLQRKLGQYEILIRVKPKSLVQQFQILTNIYEPQGLSYVDAHATFLSNELLPLVEKTVSDKKAQISFSPTLEQQRKCPGCDGTLIDGDFIVKYDVNRQQGLGEIQIVNGHFVHFFAPPDLPRVPKNVVFVIDRSGSMYGRKMAQTREALLKILPDLHEEDYFALIQFDTSILSWKDSLTKATKENVAAAMNYVKTIVDNGGTDINAAMLQAINMLVKDRQGNLLPERSIDMIILLTDGMPNSGVSDISTIQENVRSATGGNMSLFCLGFGNDVDYNFLDVMSKQNKGLARRIFEASDAALQLQGFYDEVSSPLLLEIDLQYPDNAVDYVTTSHFPQLFNGSEIVVAGRLMDNDLDNFLVEVVGQGFEEKFNVQGQATVVDWNVMYPDESYIFGDFTERLWAYLTIQQLLQKSESGASDEKANATAKALEMSLQYSFVTPLTSMVVTKPEEGDEPDSSFIADKLTEEQRQQAERGRPMAFAQAVPASRSYAQALPSPVYLVDGDPHFVIELPERNDSLCFNINNAPGTILNLVRDPETGVFVNGQIIGDKKIPPNGKMNTYFWRFGIIHQTLGVRLQVTTQYISILQDGKEVKLLWADTASLKGPNVDIHVTKDRSLTVTLKGSVKFVILLHKVWKNHPYHRDYLGFYTLDTHLLSPSVHGLLGQFYHGIEYEVTGLRPGESPEKPDATMFAKGQELNVTRGWQRDFRRDIKNGENVPCWFIHNNGSGLIDGVETDYIVSGLFTTV